The genomic DNA TCCCTCTCCCTGACGCCCGTGTCGGCCTTCTTCTCGGCCGCCCTGTGCTGCTCCGCCATCAGCCTCTGCCGCTCCTCGTACTGCTGCCGGTAGGCTGGGTTAGTGTTCATGAGGTGGTTGTGGTAGACCTGGTCTGGGTAGCTGTAGGGGGGTACGTAGTACTGGCTGTAGTagagtggctgcatgtacatgttGGAGCGCTGCTGGATGACGGAGGCCTGTTGCTGGTGTGGCGGGTGGTGCGGCGGGTGGTGCGGCTGGTGGTGCGGTTGGCTGGATGCGGCGTCCGGCTTGCGGTCCTCCTGAACCTCCGGCTTTGCTTTCTCCTCACTCGgctcctgctcttcctccttCTTCACCTTTACGGTCTGGCTGTCTGCCAGTGGCCCACCCGTGCTTGCACCACCAGGGCTGGCGTGAGCATAGTTCGGAGAGTAGTAGTTGTCGTAGCTGGGGTAGTAAGGTGACTCTTTGCTGGCTGTCTGTGAGGGAAAGAGGGCCTTTTTAgccccttccctcacagaaTGATCTTCAACCTTGGACTTCACGCCTTCCGTTTTGCCCTCGCCATCCTCTCCGGCGTCGGAGATGTCGGAGTATGCGGGGCTGTTGGTCTTCACCGAAGCGCTGTCGGCACCGTTCTGAGTGACCGCGTGGTGGGGAGTGAGGGGCTGCCCGCTGCTGTCGATACGGCTCGTCACCCCAATAGACGGACTGGGTGCATTGTCCGTGAAACTGTAGATCTTATCTGCTTCAGCCTTGATGCTGGCTAGACGACTCTGGTGGTGGTCTGAAGAGCCATTAAGATGGCCTTCGCTCCTACCTCCCGGGTCGGACGACTCGGAATAGGGGCTTTTCCCTTCCTCTGCCTTGCCTCCTTTACCCGAAGGCTTGGGGCTGTCTGCATCCTTCCCGgactctttcttttttttgtcctttttctttttgtctttggagCTCCCCAGAACGGTGCTCATGGGAGACACCTCTCCTGTTGCGCCGGGCTTGGGCTGGATGCCTTTGAGCTGGGGGCTCTTGGGGATACCCTGCATCACCGAGCTCATTCCCGGAGGATGGCTGGGGCTCCCAGAGCTGAAGGCGGTTGGCTGCAGAGAGTACATCTGCTGTGACGTGATGCTTGGGGCCGTTGGTCTGGAGGGCTTTGCGTTTTTCTGAGACAGCTTGTCATGCTTAACGCTGCTGCCAGTGGTCTTTTTGGACTTCTTGTCCTCCATGCCATCATTGCTGGCATCATCGGTGAGGGAAGGTCCGTCTTCGCAGCCATCCATGGGAATGCCGCAAGCTTCCGTGTCCGCCTCCCCGTTCTTCTTCTTGGGCTTGGAGCCAAACTTGCCCGGGGAGGGAGACGAGCTTTGTGCCTCAAATCCCCTTCCCTTTGGTGTGATCGACCGtgcaggggagagagagccTTTCTGGGAGACAGAGGCCCCGTTACAGCTACCGGGCTCTGGGTGGAGAGAGGACTCCTCCCCATACTCGCTGTCCCCATCCATGTCTAGCTTGATGTCGTCATCGTTGTGAGCACGAGCCTGGTGGTACTTCAAACCATTGATGTGTTTGTACTTTTTGTTGCAATTAGGATACGGGCAGTCGATAAGTACCGGCGAGGGGCAGTTGCGGTccaggggaggaggaagacATTCTGTCTTAATAGTGGGGATGGCGAGTCCAGACGGTGTCATGCCGCTGTTGGAGTTGGTGCGCATGCGTTTGTTTCCTTTCGTGTCCTCGGAGCTGGAGTTGGGTTCCATGTCGGACGGGGGCTTGTTCTTGCGTTTGCTGGCCGAGGACGGGCTGGCTTTGACGTCCTCCACGTGGCTGTTGGGCGGGGTCCTCCGCTCCGACGAGTTCTGACTGCCGCGCCGGCCCTTGCTGTTGGAGCTCGCTCTAGTCTTGTTGTTGCTGCTGCCCTTGTTGTCAGAGGAGTTGCTGTTCTCGTTGACTGGGGTATTGCTGTTGGGACGCATCCGCTTACCTCGGCCACGGCCGTTCCGCATCTCCAAATCACTTGTAGGGGACTCACAGAACCTAAAGCATTTGTTGAAAATCAGGATGGGATTACTTACAAAATTAAGCATGAAAAAGTGTAATTTGGACCACATCACGCCAAATTATTAATGTTCGATGCGCCAAGTTAATTTCCAATTCAAGCAAGCCAACAAGGATTAGCCAACTGATATCAAAAAATCTAAAATGAAAAATTATATTGTTTAAGGATTTCCTTTATCATAAAAAGCTTTCAAGAGACCACAGTGTGACAGATTAAAGATCTAATAAAACTGATGATCCTGAAAAATGATCAGTAGATCAAGTGTGCTTTAATATGCCTTAAAACTGTACTCCCGAGATGGATCAGCACATTGTAAATAAAATTTTGAAATGAGGCTTCATTTTCTATAATATAAGACTAATTGTTCCAACGCAGTCCTAAGCACAGTGGCTGACCTATTCATTCCCGTTGGGCTATGAAAAGATCATGATGCATGTCAAATGGATTTTAAAACTTGCAGTGAAGCATGTTCAAATGAATAAATCACCATAATCCTCTTTGATGTCAAGCAATTACTGAGTACACCATCAACACTATGTTAATACGCCTCATCATTGAAGGGTGAAAATGGATTGGTACAATATTTGAATTTCTGTCTCCAGCTAGAGAGGGAGTATTCTATTCTTATCCTTCCTGCTAGGTGCAGAACAGACCGTGTCTGGCCTCCTCCTCGAGGCTTAAAGTGAAGTGTGTGGGATACACCTGGCTTACTACTGCCCCTGGGGGAGGAGGGAGCCGTGTCTAAGGAGAGCTGACAGACAGGCACAGGTTGTGTCTTTGAGAGTGGAGAGGGAGCAGAACCGGGGATCTGATCGCACTCCACAGCAGACTCGGCCGCAGTCAGCCCGGCTTAACCGCCGCACGCAACGCGCGCCAGGGTATGGCTCTATTTTTTTTGGAATGCGTTGGTTACATTTTGTGTAAACGTCAGAATTGATTGCGTGAGAAATCCTGCGTTAAAACACAGACGGTACTGTGTGCGCCCGTCTTGATGCGAAAATGTTGATTTCGTTAGACACAGTTCCATAGAAGTGTGCCTTGCATTACATGCTTGCACATACCTCGGAGGAGCCCAGTCATGGCGTGTGCAGTCCAACAGCGTCCCAACATACGTCTTGTTCCGCCAGGTCACATTAACTACCAGCATCCCtggagaggatgagaggggtcTCATTATAGCAGCGGGACGAGTATTTCCCCTTTGTCAATTCCACAAAGCTTCAATGGCACAATTATGCAGTGGAGTTCTTCCTTCAACCTTGTGACTCATTCACCAGCAGCtcgcccccacctcccccaccccctctcgtATTCCACGCACAGCCGTAGCAAATACGCCAGCCCCATTTAGGCCGATCAAACGGAGCTTTCTGAGGGCGGCGCTCTCAAAGCAGCCCTCCTTTTTCACTGCCTGCTTCGTGATTACAGCAGCCAAGGAGCCGAGCGAGTCACTTCTGGAGGAAAACTGTGTCCTCCACCCGACTTTGCACCAGCTCTGGCAGCCCCAGCCTGCAGGGAGAGGGGTAGTTACTCTGCAGAAACAGCTGATGCGGAGAGAAGGGCATCGGCATGGCGTGGGATCGAAGAGCCCCGCTAGACAGGCCCGTTTGTGGCGAGGCGAGGACATCTCTGCGATTTAGCACTTCCGTCAGAGCAGGGGCAAGGAACCCAGTTGACATTCTGTTTATGCACCCTTTGTCGTTCAAGAGACCAAACATGGCTAAAAACGTTTTCCAAGTGGTTCCTCCACGGTGATAGTTTCAGCATGTAATGGATAATAAACTGCAACTGGCAAGGCGGTTCAAGGAGCTTAGCCTTAAAATCATGTTAAAGGCTTTTAACAAAACACTTTCCAGGATACATTTGTTATGGAAGCACACTCCAAGTAAAATACACATTTGTCCACAATCCATTTAATCTCATAAAAGGTTTGAACTATACA from Brachyhypopomus gauderio isolate BG-103 chromosome 12, BGAUD_0.2, whole genome shotgun sequence includes the following:
- the znf609b gene encoding zinc finger protein 609b isoform X1, which encodes MSLSSGTAGGKGVDSNAVDTYDSGDEWDIGVGNLIIDLDADLEKDKLEMSGAKDAGGMAAPPSSVATLPDNIKFVSPVCAPQGKESKSKSKRNKNSKDNSSKSPAGDGAKKEHQGRTQGEVTGSTGAPGGAGNSTPGKGMEKGGKASRGVPNSKKEKEASGGKAKKEKNETLVAVVAIEKEVAANVQALGSGSRGGSYDGTPNADLVPAEAHGNNVLESVGIAPLAVKSEPEELDNGECRAVKKVKNEKMESPVSTPAPPPLHLLGTVGNADIASPCEQLMVRTRSVAVNTSDAASATDPECLGPCEPGTSVNLEGIVWQETEDGMLVVNVTWRNKTYVGTLLDCTRHDWAPPRFCESPTSDLEMRNGRGRGKRMRPNSNTPVNENSNSSDNKGSSNNKTRASSNSKGRRGSQNSSERRTPPNSHVEDVKASPSSASKRKNKPPSDMEPNSSSEDTKGNKRMRTNSNSGMTPSGLAIPTIKTECLPPPLDRNCPSPVLIDCPYPNCNKKYKHINGLKYHQARAHNDDDIKLDMDGDSEYGEESSLHPEPGSCNGASVSQKGSLSPARSITPKGRGFEAQSSSPSPGKFGSKPKKKNGEADTEACGIPMDGCEDGPSLTDDASNDGMEDKKSKKTTGSSVKHDKLSQKNAKPSRPTAPSITSQQMYSLQPTAFSSGSPSHPPGMSSVMQGIPKSPQLKGIQPKPGATGEVSPMSTVLGSSKDKKKKDKKKKESGKDADSPKPSGKGGKAEEGKSPYSESSDPGGRSEGHLNGSSDHHQSRLASIKAEADKIYSFTDNAPSPSIGVTSRIDSSGQPLTPHHAVTQNGADSASVKTNSPAYSDISDAGEDGEGKTEGVKSKVEDHSVREGAKKALFPSQTASKESPYYPSYDNYYSPNYAHASPGGASTGGPLADSQTVKVKKEEEQEPSEEKAKPEVQEDRKPDAASSQPHHQPHHPPHHPPHQQQASVIQQRSNMYMQPLYYSQYYVPPYSYPDQVYHNHLMNTNPAYRQQYEERQRLMAEQHRAAEKKADTGVREREASMKEDWRQKGPVPPGLSKAPSLSDLGKPQAPSKQRDSASEPAKSVIIPKGEEAQLQSQQAEGLKVKLGEGGHYGKDDSKTGVESVRPSMEQAMWYRQYPESQRQVDEERDRERERKSKEERIRPKDPGPKDDNKDVAERPSAAPEDYRTGGKDPRANAHLAFSSALTQQQPYMHYMHGYPYGQGYDPNHPGYRGMPSVMMQNYPGPYLPAGYPFSPYGGKMGGGEEGEKSRASPTVNKAASEAKALDILHQHASQYKSKSPTVGEKPPHDRERMAAERERDRDREMDRPRSSPSQRIMASHHLGYPLVSGQYDLSYATGLSSSTIVASHQTAASSLYPPARREP
- the znf609b gene encoding zinc finger protein 609b isoform X2, translated to MSLSSGTAGGKGVDSNAVDTYDSGDEWDIGVGNLIIDLDADLEKDKLEMSGAKDAGGMAAPPSSVATLPDNIKFVSPVCAPQGKESKSKSKRNKNSKDNSSKSPAGDGAKKEHQGRTQGEVTGSTGAPGGAGNSTPGKGMEKGGKASRGVPNSKKEKEASGGKAKKEKNETLVAVVAIEKEVAANVQALGSGSRGGSYDGTPNADLVPAEAHGNNVLESVGIAPLAVKSEPEELDNGECRAVKKVKNEKMESPVSTPAPPPLHLLGTVGNADIASPCEQLMVRTRSVAVNTSDAASATDPECLGPCEPGTSVNLEGIVWQETEDGMLVVNVTWRNKTYVGTLLDCTRHDWAPPRFCESPTSDLEMRNGRGRGKRMRPNSNTPVNENSNSSDNKGSSNNKTRASSNSKGRRGSQNSSERRTPPNSHVEDVKASPSSASKRKNKPPSDMEPNSSSEDTKGNKRMRTNSNSGMTPSGLAIPTIKTECLPPPLDRNCPSPVLIDCPYPNCNKKYKHINGLKYHQARAHNDDDIKLDMDGDSEYGEESSLHPEPGSCNGASVSQKGSLSPARSITPKGRGFEAQSSSPSPGKFGSKPKKKNGEADTEACGIPMDGCEDGPSLTDDASNDGMEDKKSKKTTGSSVKHDKLSQKNAKPSRPTAPSITSQQMYSLQPTAFSSGSPSHPPGMSSVMQGIPKSPQLKGIQPKPGATGEVSPMSTVLGSSKDKKKKDKKKKESGKDADSPKPSGKGGKAEEGKSPYSESSDPGGRSEGHLNGSSDHHQSRLASIKAEADKIYSFTDNAPSPSIGVTSRIDSSGQPLTPHHAVTQNGADSASVKTNSPAYSDISDAGEDGEGKTEGVKSKVEDHSVREGAKKALFPSQTASKESPYYPSYDNYYSPNYAHASPGGASTGGPLADSQTVKVKKEEEQEPSEEKAKPEVQEDRKPDAASSQPHHQPHHPPHHPPHQQQASVIQQRSNMYMQPLYYSQYYVPPYSYPDQVYHNHLMNTNPAYRQQYEERQRLMAEQHRAAEKKADTGVREREASMKEDWRQKGPVPPGLSKAPSLSDLGKPQAPSKQRDSASEPAKSVIIPKGEEAQLQSQQAEGLKVKLGEGGHYGKDDSKTGVESVRPSMEQAMWYRQYPESQRQVDEERDRERERKSKEERIRPKDPGPKDDNKDVAERPSAAPEDYRTGGKDPRANAHLAFSSALTQQQPYMHYMHGYPYGQGYDPNHPGYRGMPSVMMQNYPGPYLPAGYPFSPYGGKMGGGEEGEKSRASPTVNKAASEAKALDILHQHASQYKSKSPTVGEKPPHDRERMAAERERDRDREMDRPRSSPSQRIMASHHLGYPLVSGQYDLSYATGLSSSTIVASHQTAASSLYPPARR